The following proteins come from a genomic window of Candidatus Hydrogenedentota bacterium:
- a CDS encoding arylsulfatase — protein sequence EIVSANQPWGTGDWELFNVAQDRSESRNLAAANPQKLGEMLVAWRDYVRETGTLEIPNLANRPGYSNGAKYYEDLKYEATLVPRTARP from the coding sequence AGAGATCGTGTCGGCGAACCAGCCCTGGGGCACCGGCGACTGGGAGCTCTTCAACGTCGCGCAGGACCGCAGCGAGAGCCGCAACCTCGCCGCCGCCAACCCGCAGAAGCTGGGCGAGATGCTGGTGGCCTGGCGCGACTACGTGCGCGAGACCGGCACGCTGGAGATCCCCAACCTCGCCAACCGCCCCGGCTACAGCAACGGCGCGAAGTACTACGAGGACCTGAAGTACGAGGCCACCCTCGTCCCGCGCACGGCCAGGCCCTGA